A genomic segment from Bacillus cereus G9842 encodes:
- a CDS encoding YlzJ-like family protein, with product MILYTIMPEQLVYPANYSQCESQKVVNINGVELMVSEEEHGCYSIVRVLSTDPLHYLEFEPGQKITF from the coding sequence ATGATTTTATATACAATTATGCCAGAGCAACTTGTGTATCCGGCCAATTATTCACAATGTGAAAGTCAAAAAGTTGTAAATATAAATGGTGTGGAATTAATGGTTTCTGAAGAGGAACATGGGTGTTATTCTATTGTACGTGTGCTAAGTACGGACCCACTTCACTATTTAGAGTTTGAGCCCGGTCAGAAAATAACCTTTTAG
- the tepA gene encoding translocation-enhancing protein TepA codes for MTERDRYTNEEKETEPKEAGKEASIVEKIQQLGQTNVPQMNESRIHCLTIIGQVEGHVQLPPQNKTTKYEHIIPQIVAIEQNPKIEGLLLILNTVGGDVEAGLAISEMVASLSKPTVSLVLGGGHSIGVPIAVSTDYSFIAETATMTIHPIRLTGLVIGVPQTFEYLDKMQERVIRFVTKHSKVTEDRFKELMFAKGNLTRDIGTNVIGGDAVKYGLIDDVGGIGNAIRKLNELIDVRAEGSAEGTMLQ; via the coding sequence ATGACAGAACGTGATCGATATACAAATGAAGAAAAAGAAACTGAGCCAAAAGAAGCTGGAAAAGAGGCTTCAATAGTAGAAAAAATTCAACAGCTTGGACAGACAAATGTACCACAGATGAATGAATCACGTATTCATTGTTTAACGATTATCGGACAAGTGGAAGGTCATGTTCAATTACCGCCGCAAAATAAAACAACAAAATACGAGCATATCATTCCGCAAATTGTTGCGATTGAACAAAATCCGAAAATTGAAGGTTTGCTTTTAATATTAAATACGGTTGGAGGTGACGTTGAAGCTGGACTAGCAATTTCAGAAATGGTAGCTTCACTTTCAAAACCAACAGTATCTCTAGTTTTAGGTGGGGGACATTCCATCGGTGTACCGATTGCTGTTTCTACTGACTATTCGTTTATTGCGGAAACTGCGACGATGACAATTCATCCAATTCGTTTAACAGGTCTTGTCATAGGTGTGCCGCAAACATTTGAGTATTTGGATAAGATGCAAGAAAGAGTTATTCGTTTTGTGACGAAGCACTCGAAAGTAACAGAGGATCGTTTTAAAGAGCTTATGTTTGCGAAAGGAAATTTAACGCGAGATATTGGGACGAATGTAATTGGTGGAGATGCAGTAAAGTACGGTCTTATAGATGATGTTGGTGGTATTGGAAATGCGATTCGAAAATTAAACGAATTAATAGATGTTCGCGCGGAAGGTAGTGCAGAAGGGACAATGTTACAATGA
- a CDS encoding DNA translocase FtsK, whose translation MAKQKQRGTKAKARRTIKPTLYYEIVGLTLFALSIITILQLGVVGKSFVLFFRFFFGEWYIIGVLGVIALSVSFVIKRGWPNLLNKRLIGFYLIVLAILMFSHITLFNLLTKDGAVQNTSVIVSTKDNFFLEMKKGPDSVHLGGGMFGALMFATCYFLFDEVGAYIIGIILVILGVLCITNKHIGEVLAPVGRILRSQFQVMQVDYKDWRSKRTAEQTEKKKTTRSTRSKRAAEQEEVIEPMEEIQIDPPIISNFTENYPANEEEDKRIEVEQEDLITSPFIEETPPIEESKKKRGEKIVESLESEAQAPPMQFSNVENKDYKLPSLDILKFPKNKQVTNENAEIYENARKLERTFQSFGVKAKVTKVHRGPAVTKYEVYPDMGVKVSKIVSLSDDLALALAAKDIRIEAPIPGKSAVGIEVPNSEVSMVTLREVLDSKANNHPEEKLLIGLGRDITGEAVLARLNKMPHLLVAGATGSGKSVCINGIIVSILMRAKPHEVKLMMIDPKMVELNVYNGVPHLLTPVVTDPKKASQALKKVVSEMERRYELFAHSGTRNIEGYNDYIKEHNSQSEAKQPELPYIVVIVDELADLMMVASSDVEDAIMRLAQMARAAGIHLIIATQRPSVDVITGVIKANIPSRIAFAVSSQTDSRTILDGGGAEKLLGRGDMLFIPIGASKPVRVQGAFLSDDEVERVVEYVIGQQKAQYQEDMIPQDVPDTKQEVEDELYDEAVQLVVEMQTASVSMLQRRFRVGYTRAARLIDAMEMNGVVGPYEGSKPREVLINDVQEKSS comes from the coding sequence ATGGCAAAACAAAAGCAAAGAGGGACGAAGGCAAAGGCAAGACGTACGATAAAGCCAACTTTGTATTATGAAATCGTCGGTTTAACTCTTTTTGCACTTTCAATCATTACGATTTTACAGCTAGGCGTTGTAGGGAAATCGTTTGTGTTATTTTTTCGCTTCTTCTTTGGTGAGTGGTACATAATTGGTGTGTTAGGTGTAATAGCTTTATCGGTTTCCTTTGTTATAAAACGCGGATGGCCGAACCTTTTAAATAAACGGTTAATTGGATTTTATTTAATTGTATTGGCAATATTAATGTTTAGTCATATTACATTATTTAACCTTCTTACAAAAGATGGAGCAGTGCAAAATACTTCTGTTATTGTGAGTACGAAAGATAACTTCTTTCTTGAAATGAAAAAAGGGCCAGATAGCGTTCATTTAGGCGGTGGTATGTTTGGTGCGCTTATGTTCGCGACATGTTACTTCCTATTCGACGAAGTAGGAGCCTATATCATTGGGATTATTTTAGTTATTCTCGGGGTACTCTGTATAACAAATAAACATATTGGAGAAGTGTTAGCTCCAGTTGGTAGAATTCTTAGAAGTCAATTTCAAGTGATGCAAGTGGATTATAAAGATTGGAGATCCAAAAGAACGGCTGAACAAACAGAAAAGAAAAAAACAACAAGAAGTACAAGAAGCAAACGTGCTGCAGAACAAGAAGAAGTGATTGAGCCGATGGAAGAAATCCAAATTGATCCGCCAATTATTTCAAATTTCACTGAGAATTATCCTGCAAATGAAGAAGAGGATAAACGAATTGAAGTAGAGCAAGAAGATTTGATCACTTCACCGTTTATTGAAGAGACTCCACCAATTGAAGAATCAAAGAAAAAGCGTGGAGAAAAAATCGTTGAATCGTTAGAGAGTGAAGCGCAAGCACCTCCTATGCAATTTTCAAATGTAGAAAATAAAGATTACAAGCTTCCTTCACTTGATATATTAAAATTTCCAAAGAATAAGCAAGTTACAAATGAAAATGCGGAAATTTATGAGAATGCTCGTAAATTAGAACGTACATTCCAAAGTTTCGGAGTGAAAGCGAAAGTAACAAAAGTGCATAGAGGTCCTGCAGTTACAAAATATGAAGTGTATCCTGATATGGGGGTAAAGGTAAGCAAAATTGTCAGTTTAAGTGATGATTTAGCCCTTGCATTAGCTGCAAAGGACATTCGTATTGAGGCGCCAATTCCCGGGAAATCAGCTGTAGGGATCGAAGTTCCGAACTCAGAAGTTTCGATGGTAACGCTGAGGGAAGTTCTTGATTCTAAGGCTAACAATCATCCGGAAGAGAAGTTGTTAATTGGTCTTGGCCGAGATATTACAGGTGAAGCTGTATTAGCCCGTTTAAATAAAATGCCCCATTTACTCGTAGCTGGTGCGACAGGGAGCGGGAAAAGTGTATGTATTAACGGTATTATTGTTAGTATTTTAATGCGTGCAAAACCACATGAAGTAAAATTAATGATGATTGACCCGAAAATGGTAGAGTTAAATGTATATAACGGTGTGCCTCATTTGTTAACACCAGTTGTAACTGATCCGAAAAAAGCATCGCAAGCATTGAAAAAAGTTGTGAGTGAGATGGAACGTCGTTATGAATTGTTTGCTCATAGTGGTACACGTAACATTGAAGGATACAACGATTATATAAAAGAGCATAATAGTCAATCAGAAGCGAAACAACCCGAATTACCGTATATTGTAGTAATTGTGGACGAGTTAGCAGATTTAATGATGGTTGCTTCGTCTGATGTAGAGGATGCGATTATGCGTCTAGCGCAAATGGCTCGTGCTGCTGGTATTCATTTAATTATTGCAACGCAACGTCCGTCAGTTGACGTTATTACGGGTGTTATTAAAGCGAATATTCCATCACGTATTGCATTCGCTGTATCTTCTCAAACAGATTCTCGTACAATTCTTGACGGTGGTGGTGCAGAGAAGCTACTAGGTCGTGGCGACATGCTGTTTATACCAATTGGTGCATCGAAACCTGTACGTGTACAAGGTGCATTTTTATCAGATGATGAAGTTGAGAGAGTTGTAGAATATGTTATTGGACAGCAAAAAGCACAATATCAAGAAGATATGATTCCGCAAGATGTTCCTGATACGAAGCAGGAAGTAGAAGATGAATTATATGATGAAGCGGTTCAACTTGTAGTGGAAATGCAAACAGCATCTGTTTCTATGCTACAACGTAGGTTTAGAGTAGGTTATACGCGAGCTGCTCGTCTAATTGATGCAATGGAAATGAATGGTGTAGTAGGTCCATATGAAGGTAGTAAACCGAGAGAAGTACTCATTAATGATGTACAAGAAAAAAGTTCTTAA
- a CDS encoding ribonuclease J — MKRKENESVKVFALGGVGEIGKNMYCVEIDSEIFIVDAGLMFPGDEMFGIDIVIPDITYLVENQERVKGLFITHGHEDHIGGIVYVLRKLSIPVYATKLTVGLIQEKLGEAGMLGRVDLKTIDSNSTVEFNTTTVSFFGTTHSIPDSVGVCFHTSKGAIVYTGDFKFDQTPIGNSGADLGKMAQIGNEGVLCLLSDSTNAERPGYTGSEKEVGVEISKVFYGAEGRIIVASFASNVHRIQQVFDAAAETGRKVAVVGRSMVKVVDIARRLGYLDVPEGMVISLQEVDNFPEKKVAILTTGSQGEPMAALSRMAKQAHKQISIRKGDTVIIAASPIPGNEISVSKIIDLLFRAGAEVVYYGERKVHVSGHGSQEELKLMLNLMKPKYFVPVHGEFRMQKAHAYLAEDVGITRENIFIVEKGDVIAFGDDEANLVGKVQAGNVLIDGLGVGDVGNIVLRDRKMLSQDGILVVVVTLGKDEKKIISGPEIISRGFVYVRESEALIERSTEIVRMIVEQSIKEYSIEWSMLKQNIRELLGQFLYEETKRKPMILPIIMEV; from the coding sequence ATGAAGAGAAAAGAGAATGAGTCTGTTAAAGTATTTGCTCTTGGTGGAGTAGGTGAAATCGGGAAAAACATGTACTGTGTTGAAATTGATTCTGAAATCTTTATTGTGGATGCAGGGTTAATGTTCCCGGGAGATGAAATGTTTGGAATTGATATCGTTATTCCTGATATTACATATTTAGTGGAAAACCAAGAGCGAGTAAAGGGTTTATTTATTACTCACGGTCATGAAGATCATATTGGTGGTATTGTTTACGTACTTCGTAAATTATCTATTCCAGTGTATGCAACGAAATTAACAGTAGGACTTATACAAGAAAAACTTGGCGAAGCGGGTATGTTAGGTCGTGTAGACTTAAAAACAATCGATTCAAATTCAACAGTAGAGTTTAATACTACAACGGTGTCATTCTTTGGAACGACACATAGTATTCCAGATTCTGTTGGTGTTTGTTTCCATACATCAAAAGGTGCAATCGTATATACAGGAGACTTTAAATTCGATCAAACTCCAATTGGAAATAGTGGAGCAGACCTTGGGAAAATGGCTCAAATTGGAAATGAAGGCGTACTTTGCTTATTATCTGATAGTACAAACGCAGAGCGCCCAGGTTATACAGGTTCTGAAAAAGAAGTTGGTGTAGAAATTTCTAAAGTGTTCTACGGCGCAGAAGGTCGTATTATCGTTGCTTCATTTGCATCGAATGTACATCGTATTCAACAAGTATTTGATGCAGCTGCCGAAACAGGGCGAAAAGTAGCGGTAGTAGGACGTAGTATGGTGAAAGTAGTAGACATTGCAAGACGTCTTGGTTATTTAGATGTTCCAGAAGGTATGGTTATTTCATTACAAGAAGTAGACAACTTCCCAGAGAAAAAGGTAGCTATTTTAACGACAGGTAGTCAAGGTGAACCGATGGCTGCTCTATCTAGAATGGCAAAACAAGCACATAAACAAATTTCAATTCGTAAAGGTGATACTGTTATCATTGCTGCTTCGCCAATTCCGGGTAATGAAATATCTGTATCAAAAATTATTGATTTGTTATTTAGAGCTGGAGCTGAAGTTGTTTATTACGGCGAAAGAAAAGTTCATGTTTCAGGTCACGGTAGCCAAGAAGAATTAAAATTAATGTTAAATTTAATGAAACCGAAGTACTTTGTACCCGTACATGGTGAGTTCCGTATGCAAAAAGCACATGCGTATTTAGCTGAAGATGTAGGTATTACAAGAGAAAATATCTTTATCGTAGAAAAAGGCGATGTAATTGCTTTTGGTGACGATGAAGCGAACTTAGTCGGTAAAGTACAAGCTGGTAATGTTTTAATTGATGGATTAGGTGTAGGTGACGTTGGAAATATCGTTCTTCGAGATAGAAAGATGTTATCTCAAGATGGAATATTAGTAGTAGTTGTAACGCTTGGTAAAGATGAAAAGAAAATTATCTCTGGTCCAGAAATCATTTCACGTGGTTTCGTATATGTTCGTGAGTCAGAAGCGTTAATTGAACGATCTACAGAGATTGTACGTATGATTGTTGAGCAGTCAATTAAAGAATATTCGATTGAATGGTCAATGTTAAAACAAAATATTCGTGAATTATTAGGACAGTTCTTGTACGAAGAGACAAAGAGAAAACCTATGATTTTACCGATTATTATGGAAGTATAA
- a CDS encoding GntR family transcriptional regulator, producing the protein MSVKSDSRHLYLRVIDHIKEKIKDGAYKERQKLPSEFDLAKELGVSRATLREALRILEEENVVIRRHGVGTFVNAKPLFSSGIEQLSSITDMISSVGKTPGTIFLSSSTTTLTEEEKEKFNSEDGFNAVMIERVRTADGEPVVYCIDKLAKEILPDLSGYNEESLLTVIHNNTHKRITYAVAHIEPIGYHPKISPILECEPETALLVLKQMHYDQNDEPILYSINYFRADKFSFHVLRKRM; encoded by the coding sequence ATGTCAGTAAAATCCGATAGTCGTCACCTATATTTACGGGTGATTGATCACATCAAAGAAAAAATTAAAGATGGGGCTTATAAAGAACGACAAAAGTTACCATCAGAGTTTGATTTAGCGAAAGAACTTGGCGTAAGTAGAGCGACTTTAAGGGAAGCGTTACGTATTTTAGAAGAAGAAAATGTTGTCATTCGTAGACATGGTGTAGGGACATTTGTAAATGCAAAGCCATTATTTTCTTCTGGAATAGAACAACTTTCTAGTATTACAGATATGATTTCTAGTGTGGGGAAAACACCAGGAACGATCTTTTTATCATCATCTACTACAACTTTAACAGAAGAGGAAAAAGAGAAGTTTAATAGTGAAGATGGTTTCAATGCAGTGATGATTGAACGCGTGCGTACAGCAGATGGGGAACCTGTTGTATATTGTATCGATAAACTTGCAAAAGAAATATTGCCAGATTTATCGGGTTACAATGAGGAGTCATTATTAACGGTGATACATAATAACACGCATAAGCGCATAACATATGCGGTTGCTCACATTGAGCCAATTGGCTATCACCCTAAAATCTCACCGATTTTAGAATGTGAGCCTGAAACAGCACTGCTTGTATTAAAACAAATGCACTATGATCAAAATGATGAGCCAATCTTATATTCTATCAATTACTTTAGAGCTGATAAGTTTAGCTTCCACGTATTAAGAAAGCGTATGTAG